CTTTGAAATTCCTAAATCTACTTAGGTATTTTGTGGGGTTGATTTTATATTGGATTACAATTATGTACAACTGAATACTAATTATTAAGTATTATTCTCACACACCTGTAGGCAAAAACAACTCGTTGATGataggtcgaaggagaatggcaagaatcgtgcaagctaacaggtggaccacaaacaggcaaataacgacgcagtacaacagtggtgtgcagaacggcatctcggaaaaCACTATTCTTTTGTCCTTGTTATAGATGGGCTACtacagcagacgaccacaccaggTTCTACTCCTATTAGCTAAAAACTCTTGTGGGCTCGCGATCCCAAACACTGGACAACTGAGGAGTGGAAAAGCATCACTTGGTCCGACGAATCCCAGTTCCTGTtgtgtcatgctgatggcagagttaggatttggcgtaagcagcatgagcctatggccccatcctgcctggtggcggtggtgtaatggtgtggggaatgttttccttgcacatgttaggtcccttgataccaattaaGCAACGTTTCCATGCCTCAaagtacctaataaactggccactgagtgtctATATATACTGTGTATGTATATAAAAGGCTAATTCGTGGAACCTCTcgtggaaggtgtgtgtgtgtgatgccatAGCTTTAAACACTGTATATCTCCTCAGTCCTAGGTGCTGTCGAACCTTGGGAGAGTTTGCGGATGTAGCCCTCATTCTCCACGATAAAGTTGATCCCAGACGAGGAGTTCATGACGGCCCGGACACAGCTGACACAGGTGAGCTGCAGGAGGGCATCTGCGATGCGGGAGCAGCCCCTCCCAGACAGACTGTCCAGGGCCTCCAGCAGCAGGTCCAGCCCACTCAGCTCCAGGAACTGGACCATCCAGGACTCCTCGCTGCCCTCCAGACGACGCTTCAGCCCAGAGTAGTTGACCACACTGGGCACCTGGAGCATGAGGATGCACAGCTCTGGGTCTGCACTCTCCAGGTTGGCCTCCAGCTGGGTGTCTGAGTCCTGGGAGGAGCCCAGATGGCCCCTCACTGTCGCCCACTTCCTCTTCCCATCCGACTTCACTGACATGGCGATGGAAAGGGTCTGTGGAGGGAAGTTAAGGTAGTTTAATTAATGAATTGACATGGTGATGGGCAGAGGGTTTGTGGAGGGAAGGGAACGAGGTTCAATTCAGTGTCGTGGTGAGACTTTTGGTTTGCTGGACTGCAGTTTTGTTTGATAGAGTCTAATGTAAACATACATCTGTTTTCTATAAAGTGCTGAAAGTGGTGGAGAGTTCAATATATTTTGATGGTCAAAATGTTATTGGGATGTTTTTTTTGCAAACAAACCATATACTATTTGACCTGCAGATGGGCCTTTGCATAAATATATCCTGGCTAAAGGATTCATGCCTTTATCACAACATAGCACATTCATAGGAAATGACAGCTCTGCACATTGGGGGACAAGTGAAAGATATGTCAGCAGTCCTGTCATTACTAGTCCTGCCAAACATTCAAACATAATCCTGTAGTAAAAGGGAAGGGACTCGCTGTCAGCTAATCAACAtcaaacacaaagacaggcaCATGACGCTCAGTGTATCTTTATGGGAGATATATTATATTCTGTGTATATACTTTATTTTCAATTACATCCAACTGTGAACAAGATTTTGAGTagagttgcaaagggagggtatattactggagaCTTGAGAAGTTTACCAGTAAACCACCAGCATTTTTGGTATCTTTTTGGTATCTTTGTATGTGATCTATCTGTAAGACATCTGGCGGCCCTATTGGGATTAttacaggtgtctgtaattatctctggccctttGTTGGGACTCATCATGTGTAAAAtatattaaattaaaataaaaaatggaatgacaaagctgtaaaacatgatCCCAAATATAAACCCTCaccttagtgaataccattggtgtttaatgtGAAGGTTTCAGAATTTTACTATGTCAATATGTATTTGTTGTAAATGTTTTGGCATCAAACTGGTGGGGGCTGAGAAAAAAAGTAaatagttggaagagttgcagagttcATTGAAAATTATACCATTGTTGATTAGAAGCTTTGATCATTAATTTgtctattttctcttgaaccatatggtctatctactagaaactcgtggacaatatggacacagatataaaAAATGAATACCATATTAAAAGGGTTTCAAGTATAAATGACCAAAGTTACGATAGATTTAGCTTTAGCAAATTACCAGTAGCTTTGCAAACCTAGTTTTGAGTAATATGCTGCAAAACAAAAGTATCATTGTGAAGCGaggcagcagcgcctcttcaacctctggaggctgaagaaatttgtcttgtcaccaaaagcactcacaaacttctacagatgcacaatcgagagcatcctggcgggctgtatcaccgcctggtacggcaactgctccgcccacaaccgtaaggctctccagagggtaatgaggtctgcacaacgcatcaccgggggcaaactacctgccctccaggacacctacaccacccgatgttacaggaaggccataaagatcatcaaggacatcaaccacccgagccactgcctgttcaccccgctatcatccagaaggcgaggtcagtataggtgcatcaaagctgggaccgagagactgaaaaacagcttctatctcaaggccatcagactgttaaacagccaccactaacattgagtggctgctgccaacatactgacactgacactgactcaactccagccactttaataatgggaattgatgggaaatgatgtaaatatatcactagccactttaaacaatgctaccttatataatgttacataccctacattattcatctcatatgcatacgta
Above is a genomic segment from Oncorhynchus gorbuscha isolate QuinsamMale2020 ecotype Even-year linkage group LG10, OgorEven_v1.0, whole genome shotgun sequence containing:
- the LOC124046415 gene encoding inverted formin-2-like isoform X4; this translates as MSVKSDGKRKWATVRGHLGSSQDSDTQLEANLESADPELCILMLQVPSVVNYSGLKRRLEGSEESWMVQFLELSGLDLLLEALDSLSGRGCSRIADALLQLTCVSCVRAVMNSSSGINFIVENEGYIRKLSQALDTSNTMVKKQVFELLSALSMYSSDGYRLAMDALDHYKGVKTQQYRFSVIMNELQATDNVPYMVTLLSVINAIIFGTDDLQQRDKMRKEFIGLQLLDILPKLR